The following DNA comes from Miscanthus floridulus cultivar M001 chromosome 5, ASM1932011v1, whole genome shotgun sequence.
aagcaattaggatcttgttggcctatgcttgtgcccacaacatcaagttgtatcaaatggatgtgaagagtatatttctcaatgggtacatcaatgagcttgtgtatattgagcaacctcccagttttgaagatgaaaagaaacccaaccatgtttataagttaagaaaggctttgtatggattgaaacaagcaccaagagcatggtatgagagattgagggatttcctactctctaagggattcaagatggaaaaggttgacaccactctattcacaaagaagcttggaaatgacttgtttgtaatgcaaatctatgtttatgatatcatatttggatcaacaaatcaagatttttgtgagtttggcaagatgatggcaagtgagtttgagatatccatgattggataacttagctacttcctttgtcttcaaatcaagcaaatgaagaatggcacatttgtgagtcaaggcaagtatatcaaggacatgctcaagaagtttggaatggatgatagtaaagctattagtacaccaatggggacaagtggaagcttggatagtgatgcaagtggcaatatggtggatcaaaagatgtatcggtctatgattgaaagcctactctatgtgaccgcatcaagaccggatgtgatgtttagtgtatgcatgtgtgctagatttcaagcctcaccaagagagagtcatttgaaagcaacaaagagaatattggggtacttgaagcatacacaaaatgttagattgtggtatcccaaaggagcaaaatttgagttgattggatattcggactctgattatgcgggatgtaaagttgagagaaagagcacatcgggcatatgtcaactattgggaagatcacttgtatcttggtcatcaaaaaagcaaaatagtgtagcactttcaaccgccgaagcggagtacattttgaccggtagttgttgtgctcaattactttggatgaatgctactttgagtgattttggaattaggatcaagcaagtgccattgctatatgacaatgagagtgccgtcaaactcacaaacaacccggttcaacactcaagaacaaagcatatagatgtccgtcattacttcataagagatcaccaataaaaaggggacatttgcatagagagtgtgggcaccgaagatcaacttgccaacatattcaccaagccacttgatgagaagaggttttgcaagctaaggaatgaattgaacatacttgacttcaccaatatatgttgatgcacccccgtTATATGATATGCatctccttcgagcaatacaaggtataaattgattggcatgacattcatccttgccaaggacatgattagtgcatctagacatatttcacatttgaataggctcattcatgaaaatcaaatgaatttgatgcttgtatggtaccactattacttgtatgattgaaatgatctagtggtagcatatgacatgtttgtgggcttgtaaacctagtgtttgatctataaaatgagttataagtgtttaactcaacatggtacaagataacccttatttggaggtgtgaagaagcttgtccttggatcaaaccgagttaaatatcttttgcaagtaatctagattgaaccaaaataaaaaatgatcctcatttcacatggtttcacccaaacctatctataatttgaacctatctataatttaagcctttgtggtcattgatgacaaagggggagagaaataaagataagtgatagggggagtgTAGTGTAGAGAGATAAGAAATGATAAAGGAAGGGGGTCAATTATAAaatcttgagcacacaagtaggggggcaagctcatgaacttatatggtgcatttgaatgagcatctcatatgtttgcttgcatggcactagttttcaatttcaatatccatgcttgtgtggtgtatgctagtgtaagtttgaatgatgaaatgaaaaactagcatgcataggatatctaatgatttcatttccaagtatatacaagtggtatctagctatcaagtggtatctagctaaagtaactagacttatgttcatcatatggaaactaaacccttacttgtaatattgatctcatgaggtgttctagtttttatgtatgtctagttacaaatggtgctaaggatggtataatagtgcactccgattggtatcacgctttaaaggtctatctcttataccttagcatcatttggtagaaattgtctcctatatttcctatctaagcatatgtgcaaagctacaatccaaactcttagcacatatgtagggggggcaattgctaccatatggagttcatgaaacttgtccatatcctttacacatggtaaatatgcttgggcaagcaacctGAACTcaattgaatcttatttcatatctttgtataagggttatcatcaattaccaaaaagggagagattgaaagctctagtttggttttggttaattgatgaaaccctaagtgctaacctagtttatcaaagtgatcatgagataggtagcactactccaagtgatgaagcaatgacgaagatcatgacaaatggtgatggcatggttatgatcaaaggcttgaacttggaaaagaagaaagagaaaaacaaaaggctcaaggcaaaggtataaaatataggagccattttgttttagtgatcaagacacttaatgagtgtgatcacatttaggatagatagccgtactattaagaggagtgaaactcgtatcgaaatgcggttatcaaagtgctactagatgctctaatttattgcatatgcatttaggatctagtggagtgctaacacccttggaaatatttgtgaaaatatgctaacacatgtacacaaggtgatacacttggtggttggcacatttgagcaagggtgaagaagatagagatgatagagggtcagtcttgttgttttacaactgaccagacgctggtctcagggagaccggcacgtccggtcaggcaTGGCAGTGATACCCTgcgtcggtcatgtgaccggacgctgggcctctgactgaccagacgttggaaggcagtgtccggtcagagatGACGGAGCTGCACAGTAATTAggatgactgaccggacgctggttgtgTCCAGTCaagtgccaccggacgtgtccggtcgaagaaaactggttttggaaccttactataaacgaccagacgctgggggttcagcgtccggtcacttgtgctggagcgtccggtcaactgtcgaccgttgagatcagacgactcctaTTGAACGTAGGATGACACGTGACCGCCATCgggtgaccggagcgtccggtcaccccgatcagtgcccagtgaaggggtacaatggctctatttcatgggggcttctatttaagccccatggccggctcaagctcactctcttgcacattttcattaacataacaaccttgtgagcttagccaaagcactcccactcatcttcatcattgatccatcatctttgtgagattggaagagaatccaagtgcattgcttgagtgattgcatctagaggcacttggtattcgtgttgcgctgcggtttttgcttgttactcttggtggttgtcaccacctagacggtttggtgcagcggtggaggatcggcacgagttggtgattgtttgtggccgccttcggtgattgtgaggagagttgtacctttcccggtggagtgccgaaaggtaactctaataaattgctcatgtcattgagttacctcacttgtgggtaggttcttgtggtgtccaatcgtgtggacgaggtttgtgaaacacctcttagccgccgaaccaccaagtgtgggtcgacacaatggggacgtagcgtgttggcaagcacgtgaacctcgggagaaaaacggttgtctcttgtcatttgtattctcccggtgattagcataatcttcatcttgtgattggttcattcctctacacggcggtataatcaccctactcactcatttacattcttgtaaactagttgtggcaagctctttagtgtaattagaattgagagcttgctttgttttattaagtttatctagtggagctctttagagtaggaagattgagagctcttagtgagtagtaactttgcaagttgtgtgcctaataatcattacaactagaattgttggataggtggcttgcaacctttgtagagctagagcaagtttgcatttcgctatttgtcatactaatcaaattgctctagttgatttgtagatttttaaataggctattcacccccccccctctagccatattatgaCCTTTCACCAAAGTCGCGCTCCATCTGATAGTACCACTCGGCTGCGATGCCATCCAGATGCAATGACGCCATCCACACCTTCTCGTCCTCTGGCACGCGATGCCCACGAAAATAGTTGTCACACTTATTGAGCCAATTCAACTGATCTGCCTCGCCATTGAAGCTGAGAAACGGAATTTTGGGTGGGCGGTGAGGCTCCCGGCGGCCTTCGATGTTGCCTTGATGACGGTCGCCGCGGTCGAAGAGACGGTAGTCGTGGCCTCCACGATCGAACTCCCGGCCGCCCCTGTCCCAGTCGAAGTCACGCTCGAACTCCCGACCGCCCCTGTCTTGGTCGGAGCCACAGAAATCACGGACGAAATCTCGACCGCAGTCACGGTCGTAGCCGCCGCAGTCACGCGCATAGGGGCCACGCTCGAAGTCCCTATCGTGCCCGTAATCGCGTCCGTCGCGCCCATAGTCGTGTCCGTAGCTAGCCACAGAGTCGCGATCGATGCGACCCGGCTCGCGACGACCGAAACGATCGCGTGGGTCCAGGAACCGCTCGTGGTCACACAGAGTCCGCGCACGAAACTCGTCCTAGGCGCGGTCCTGATCCAAGTCGTCGTCGTGAGCAGCACCGTCGTCGCGGGTGTTGTCTCTGTCGGCGCGGATGTCATCCCCACCACCCGCAGCATCATCCGTGATAGCGCCCTTGCCGGCCAAATAGCATCATCCGTGACAGCGCCCTTGCCGACATCGGTCTTGCCTGACTCGATGCGCGCCAGCCGCTGGTCATGGGAGTTGAGGCGATTGGTGATGGTGGAGCTGACCCAAGATGCGATCCAATTTGGCATCCATGGCCACAGGATCGTAGGTGCCGGACATGGTGATCGATGCACCCGTGAAGGGCTCCGATACCAAATTGTTATGGTGTGGACGAGTACGATGGGGAGGTCGCAGGGGAGAGTGGAGTAGAAGGCTGGAATGAGAATTGGAGCGCAAGGGATAGCGAGGAAGTGGTGCAACGGGAGGTtcgccggcggcagcggcagaaGCGCTAGCAGCCAAAGGTAACCCGCCCACCTTGGGAGGGTTTATTCCTTCTTCGATAAGTCCTATTACAATCTCTAAGTGCCCTTTATATAATAGGTGCACTCCTAACAACCCAAAATAGATTTCCTAAATTTCCTCCCTTTCCTCTTCTAACTTAATCAACCGAGCCCCTTAGCCACGGCTGGGCCGGCGCCTATACTGACGCCCTACAAAGATGTATATAACAAGTACATATATATGGCCTGCTGGTTCCTTGTGAAAATCAGTCTATTCCCCAATGATTTCATGTGGCCTAGTGCAATTGGTGAAGGAAACAAAGTGTGGATATTGTTCTTGTGTAAGTAGTTTGTGTTCTGATAAAACTATGGAGTTCAGTTTTGAGGTATCTTGTGGCCAAACTAATGTTTTCTTGCTTGCGTGGTAAAGTACGACGAAGGAAACCAAAGATGTCTTTCTCCTGACACTGTTAGCAATACCATGGGCAGTTTTTGTACTAACTAATGCCAGTGAGATTTTAAGATAATGCTGCACAGTAcattatgtttttttttaaaaaaaatcgtaGCTATACAACAATGGATGGCATCTTGGACACTGAATTTTACTAGAGAAAATCAGGGACAAAATTTTTGTTAAATCACATTGGTTTCCTCATCAGTGTACAAGAGCTATAGCTTACGCTATGCAGCAAAGCGCGGCATGGAGCCGTTGGTCGACGGCGAGCTCTTGTCGCTGACCCACACCTCCTGCATGGACACCGGCGAAGCCGCTGCCTTCTTCGCCATTGCGTCCGGGCCGTCTAAGCTCACGTCGATCTGGATGTCCATCATAGTCATAGGCCGGAGCCTTGACCCGGGTTCCTCCGAGTCGCCGTCGTCCGGGTCCGGGGCGGCGAACCTGATCCGGTACAGCTCGGCGGCCACCTCGCTCATGGACGGCCGGACGTCCTTCTGGAACGCGAGGCACCGGAACGCCAGCTCGCTGACGTGGCGGACCGAGCCCATGACccactcctcgccgccgccgccgccgaggagcgCCGGGTCGACGATCTCGCCCACCCTGCCCTTGCCGATGCGGTCGAGCGCGAGGGAGGCGAGGTTGACCTCGGCGGGCGGGCGGTCGAAGTCGACGACCTTCATGGCGGTGATGAGCTCCAGCAGCACgacgccgaagctgtacacgtcgctTTTGTCGGAGAGGTAGAAGTTCTGGTGGTACTCCGGGTCCACGTACCCGGGCGTGCCCTGCGGCGCCGTGGAGACGTGCGAGCGCGCCGCCTCCAGGTGGTCCACGGCGCGGGACAGGCCGAAGTCGGCCAGCTTGGGGCGGAGCGCCCCGTCGAGGAGGATGTTGCTGGACTTGACGTCGCGGTGGAAGATGGGCGGCCGCATGCCGTGCAGGTAGGCGATGGCGGCCGCCGTCTCCGCCGCCACGCCCAGCCGCGCGCGCCACGTCAGCCGGCTGCGTCCGCCGCTGCTGGCGGAGAGGAGGTGCTGGGAGAGCGTGCCGTTGGGCACGTACTCGTAGACGAGCACCTGCTCGCCGCGGTCGAGGGAGCAGCCGAGGAGGCGGACCAGGTTGGGGTGGCTCACGGAGGAGATGAGCTTGATCTCGTTCAGCAGcagcgccgcctccgccgccgcgtcgTCGTCATCGTGGTGGAGGCGGCAGCGCAGGCGCTTGATGGCCACCAGCGCCGCcggcgcgctgctgctgctgctgcccgggAGCTTGCCGACGTACACGGTGCCGTACGCGCCCGTGCCCAGGCGGTGCGTGTGCGAGAAGGAGTTGGTCGCGCGCGCGATCTCGGCGTACGAGTACACCGGCACGCCGCTCGACGTCGCCGCCTCCGACAGCAGCCGCATCGCCGCCAGCCGCTCCGACGCGGACCGCCCGGCCTTGTAACGCCGGCATTGCAGCCGAAGCGCGCCGGCGGCCGCCGCCACGCCCGCCAGAACACCTGACGTTGGAATTGATAAAATAAAATCATTTTCTTGGTCAAAAAATGCAACAAAAATCTGACTTTcactggggccttgtttagataccatccaaattcaaagttttttcactctctcttcatcacatcaatttttaaccgcttgcatagagtattaaatgtagataaaaaaataactaattacacagtttagttgaaaatcacgagatgaatcttttgagcctagttggtccacgattggacaatatttaccaaataagacgaaagtggtactatttattGGGTTCACTTTTTTTcacgatctaaacgaggcctagatAAAAGACTTTATTTTTCCATTTTTTTTCCATTTGTGTTTGCAGAATTTTATTCCAGGTCGACGCGGTCAGCAATCAACGTGCTTGAAACTGCACGTAACCGGCAGCGAAAGAGTAGACGAGACAAGCTGACTTGACTAGACTCATCTCGTTGTTCTCACCATGACGTACACAGCAGGATTACTGCCGTGTGGTACTGACAAACAGTAATAAAAGTCAGAAGAGTCTGTTTTTTTTTACCTGCAACTATGACTATGAGGAAAACCTTGTTCTTGGAACTCCCTGCAAATAAAAAAGTACAGAAAAAAAGTGAGCATTGACTTGGTAAGATCATAAATTGGGACAGATTCTGGTGGCAGTTGGTAGGTTTTCTGTTGAGGAATGAGTAGTattaagcgcgtgtttagtttctcaatttgggaatttgggctactatagcactttcgtttttatttgacaaatagtgttcaatcatggactaattaggctcaaaacgttcgtctcgcaatttccaaccaaactgtgtaattagttttttttcgtctatatttaatgcttcatgcacgtatcgcaagattcgatgtgatggctactgtagcacttttttgaatTTTGGgtggaaactaaacacgcgctaaaaAGTGCTTCATTTATATGACCTGTGTGTGTGTGACTCAATGATTCTGACAGATTCATACTACTCAGATCATAATTTGAATTCATTAGGGTTTTGTTCAGATACTGTAGATGGGATCTTGCACACCATAATTATTCCCTTCATCATATACTCATATCATATCCCCCTAGTAGCAtatgataatattttatatttggACATTTGGTGTCCATACAAAAAcatttatttttttcaaacaGTAACTAGAAAAAAATTTACTAGTGCCGCAGAGTTTTCCAGGCTATGGAATTACACTCCCGGTCTCTGTTGACAGCTCGATTCTGGCTAAGATACGGTTGCCACTTGAGAAAATTCAACCGGAAAATCTTCCAGACACAATTTGTTGGACCCGGAAGAGTCACCGTGGAAACATATATAGAAAATACAAATCCCGTTTCGTAGCTTATGTCGGCGGGTTGAATTCAAGAAAGAATATGAAATTACAAAATGTGGTGTATTTTTAACTGTGAAAAGGTCAAGCAAGGCCTCAAGGGTTCCATGCGGCCATTTATCAGCTGGCTGCCTTAAGGATCAAGGTGTGGCAGTTTCAAACACGTGGCAGACACTGCTATCCTATTTGTCAAACCCAGTCTCCATCTTTGGCACCTGCCTTATTTAAAGCACGGCAAAGTCTAAATGATGTGAAATTAGTAGTATCACTACtggagacggcttctttgtcgaatgtcccagactttgccgagtgctttttatcgggcactcggtaaagaggctgtttgccgagtgccagagaaaaaacactcggcaaacaactggcactcgacaaaaaggtggtttgccgagtgccgaacactcggcaaagaccaggtttgccgagtgtcaaacaataacactcggcaaagggccgccgtcGTTAATGGCCGGTAGccgccgttaatcctttgccgagtgtcttctcctgacactcggcaaagaggctcctttgccgagtgtcttctcctaacactcgacaaagtggctcctttgtcgagtgtcattttttgacactcgacaaatcatttttttttcacttttgacctccaaactttttctgtagtcctcagacaatacctggtactccatgttccaatgtggcacatttctcaaactttttctatatttctttaatttatttcatttaattgaattttcttggataattcaaattataactgctagtcattcgaataatggaaaaaaaatgaatggaaaaatgatattcatgttatttagtataatgtgaggccgtatccaggaacagaccacaaatttcgaacatcttgttcacgaaacatgaccacgaacttgcggtcgagttgtttttaaattctataaaaagcaaacgaagtccaaaattcataaaacttgtcaagatgtcaagatatcatatgtggaggctgtgataaaaaattgaggaggttttgCACAAGTTGCCAGCGCCGGCCGCTcccgcgccgcccccgcccccgcccccgcccacgCCCGCGTCGTCCCTGGCGCTTCCCCAACCGTCGCCTTGTCCATCGGCGCCCTgaccccttcaccaccgccgccctacgacgcccactaggtatgccctacgtcgtcgtcgtcgtagtattactagtagttgcggtagtagtagtggtagagtagcagtggtcgtagtcgtaggagtggttgtgacattgttatatatatgtggttggatataatcttgtgcatgacggccatcgtgccgttcatatatatgtgcatgtcggccatcatgccgttgattttcttacaggttttggaaacctcaccatgcaggggaggtgctgccgaaattttgtattgacagttttatgtttcttttttttgtagagaagagcccgtcggagcggagccggagtacctcggcgaccccgatcgccttcctcgccgccgcgggtctgcctgcaccgcgtcgcctcgccactgcaccgacccgccatggccccgctagcctgactccaccgccaccctaggtataacccctctttccgtatcatggtcgtagatcacgtaacccagttaggcgtctcccgttcgaaagagatgcggttggaaatatgcagatatttctatatctaaaaccgtatctgtttcgaattgtccatgttttttggacagcccgcggatgcgtaggtggggttagtttccatggtctgctccgatccgagacagagtttcggcatcatctccctgttgttctctggatacacactctccctggcaggacgtgtatttggagaacagcggggaggtgctgccgaaattctgtcttggataggagtagagcatggaaactaaccccacctactcaTCCTcatgtgggattaggacctatcctcacctattagatagtaggaacatcatgtagatgcaattgatgtttatattactcgctgctatatatgttagaggatggaggaccgtgagtggatgtacacggaccgcgcaagtcagggtcaggtcaacaatgaatggatcgacaagaccgatgctttcttggaatgggcatttggtgtggctgctaaaggagcgagtaaaatttgttgtccctgcAGTAAATGTgtaaacaggaaaagacaaacgaaaAAGGTCATGGgagaacatctttggaagaatgaaTTTACGGTAGACTATACTAGGTGGGTCTACCATgatgaagccgatcgtatgagagaggaggtggtgagaccacgcgtcgaggattatgatgctgatacgagggtagcagacatgttaaatgactatcacaaggcacagttcgctgaaggacatacggaggaggagccagaggcaaccacaaaggcgttctatgacatgtttgtcgtggcatagaaaccccttcacggccagacaaaggttttctcaactggatgccattggacgcataatggcgttaaagtcctagtatagcctgagtcgagacgccttcgatggtatgttgacagttattggcagcctgcttccggagggtcaccttctgccaaagagcatgtacgagtcacagaaactccttcgtgcacttaagatgccgtataaGCAGATAtatgcttgcccgaaggggtgcatcctatttaggaaagaatacgtggaagcaaagtaccgtccaaagtgtaaatcctctaggttcctggaggtagattctggtgatggccagaagaggcagcttgacattcccgtgacaatcctacggcaccttctgttcataccgaggatccaacggctatacatgaccaaggaatccgcaaaacagatgatatggcacaaaaatggcaaatgatacaatcctgacaggatggtacatgcatccgatggtgaagcatggacccactttgatggcattcatcatgagaaagctaaagaggctcgtaatgtacgtgttgcgctggcaatagatgagttcaatccttatggaatgatggctgccccatacacatgttggcccatgttcgttatccccctcaatctcccccccgacgtatgctttcaacgatagaacgtattcttgtcgttgataattcctggacactcggggaataatatgggtgtgttcatggagcctgtgattgatgaattggtccatgcttgggaggaaggggtatggacatacgaccgaggtacaaagaaaaacttcaaaatgcatgtttggtaccactactccctgcatgacttcctagcgtatgggatattctgcgcctggtgtgttcacgggaagtttccatgtccagtatgcaaggaaggtctgaggttcatttggttgcagacgggtggtaagtattcatcgttcgacaaacatcggcaattcctccctcttcaccatgcattcagacgagacatcaagaactttacgaaatgtgtcgtagtgacagaccctaCACCACCGATAATTACGttgtgtttattttgcatctatttctaagtacttcttatTTATctatgcttattggtttactctttttaattgcaggtgattgaacaaagattgtgggcggtgggatgaggaagctaacgtccttgtaccgaaggacaaggaccgctgcaccgggggagagtaggaggaggagcagccgcaggAGGGAGTCATCACCTACCGCCCCAtcacgtgaggaggaggaggagcaggtgccccaaGAGGACACTGAGGAGGCgcggaggatgatgaggaggcgtaggaggacgcgtaggaggacgacgaggacgaggcgacagcggggggttccgcttcctctagttcgtcgagcgtctacttgcgaggtcccacgagcctccctcagtgaccgatacctcgtgagagacgcccgctgattcaagctgagggggaaaagtaagtaactttagatgttatcactactttatatgatatgttgaaaatcaaaatagaaattaataatttttcttaatcacttgggtaggAACTGGAcaattgtggcgagtggaggtggtcacacacgccaagtcaatggcatcctcggtcttctatgcaaggagcacttccctggcctggttgagtacgccAGAGTGACGGGACcgacctactcgtttgaccactat
Coding sequences within:
- the LOC136450547 gene encoding wall-associated receptor kinase-like 21 isoform X2 translates to MLIASTQRRPTHRQRELSAYMRRLLFLLSLLYETSSAAAAGGGSCSYRRCGNTSVPYPFGFSGDCPILLDCNATSSTPLLLTNSTADAPYPITSFNSSASTFVVSVAPSCSRTVREAQGSLTGACYGVSSHTGLFLRGGRCRLPAANSSCSVRDDVLSSLFPTAQCGGRGNDSASTCVASPPNSTAAATAEEEGRFLFLQWKKVDHAGCEDVTSAVYAYTPPEGVASVEFGVAELGWWLDGRCNSTSANANATVVRCAQNATCHDVETPSGAWGHRCACVDGMSGDGFAAGDGCHFGVGVLAGVAAAAGALRLQCRRYKAGRSASERLAAMRLLSEAATSSGVPVYSYAEIARATNSFSHTHRLGTGAYGTVYVGKLPGSSSSSAPAALVAIKRLRCRLHHDDDDAAAEAALLLNEIKLISSVSHPNLVRLLGCSLDRGEQVLVYEYVPNGTLSQHLLSASSGGRSRLTWRARLGVAAETAAAIAYLHGMRPPIFHRDVKSSNILLDGALRPKLADFGLSRAVDHLEAARSHVSTAPQGTPGYVDPEYHQNFYLSDKSDVYSFGVVLLELITAMKVVDFDRPPAEVNLASLALDRIGKGRVGEIVDPALLGGGGGEEWVMGSVRHVSELAFRCLAFQKDVRPSMSEVAAELYRIRFAAPDPDDGDSEEPGSRLRPMTMMDIQIDVSLDGPDAMAKKAAASPVSMQEVWVSDKSSPSTNGSMPRFAA
- the LOC136450547 gene encoding wall-associated receptor kinase-like 21 isoform X3 — its product is MHQLVFLLLFLFLPDATFSAPVGSCNWQCSTTTVPYPFGFSGGGGGSDCPILLSCNATTSTALLPRSTAAAPYPVLSFNATASTFLVSLAPSCGRGVAESRAALDGAGYGVSSRTGLFLRGGCGSSSNSNASSCNVPSGVMSAILRTAQCGGGGNDTSWTCVLSVPTAPGSPAATTGEGQFLRWDTVDAAGCQDALTSAVYAYTAQGVPSIEFGIAEMGWWLNGSCNSGGGNGTGGQCAMNATCQDVQTPSGAWGHRCACADGMSGDGFAAGDGCHYDGATSGSSKNKVFLIVIVAGVLAGVAAAAGALRLQCRRYKAGRSASERLAAMRLLSEAATSSGVPVYSYAEIARATNSFSHTHRLGTGAYGTVYVGKLPGSSSSSAPAALVAIKRLRCRLHHDDDDAAAEAALLLNEIKLISSVSHPNLVRLLGCSLDRGEQVLVYEYVPNGTLSQHLLSASSGGRSRLTWRARLGVAAETAAAIAYLHGMRPPIFHRDVKSSNILLDGALRPKLADFGLSRAVDHLEAARSHVSTAPQGTPGYVDPEYHQNFYLSDKSDVYSFGVVLLELITAMKVVDFDRPPAEVNLASLALDRIGKGRVGEIVDPALLGGGGGEEWVMGSVRHVSELAFRCLAFQKDVRPSMSEVAAELYRIRFAAPDPDDGDSEEPGSRLRPMTMMDIQIDVSLDGPDAMAKKAAASPVSMQEVWVSDKSSPSTNGSMPRFAA
- the LOC136450547 gene encoding wall-associated receptor kinase-like 21 isoform X1, which gives rise to MLIASTQRRPTHRQRELSAYMRRLLFLLSLLYETSSAAAAGGGSCSYRRCGNTSVPYPFGFSGDCPILLDCNATSSTPLLLTNSTADAPYPITSFNSSASTFVVSVAPSCSRTVREAQGSLTGACYGVSSHTGLFLRGGRCRLPAANSSCSVRDDVLSSLFPTAQCGGRGNDSASTCVASPPNSTAAATAEEEGRFLFLQWKKVDHAGCEDVTSAVYAYTPPEGVASVEFGVAELGWWLDGRCNSTSANANATVVRCAQNATCHDVETPSGAWGHRCACVDGMSGDGFAAGDGCHFGVGSSKNKVFLIVIVAGVLAGVAAAAGALRLQCRRYKAGRSASERLAAMRLLSEAATSSGVPVYSYAEIARATNSFSHTHRLGTGAYGTVYVGKLPGSSSSSAPAALVAIKRLRCRLHHDDDDAAAEAALLLNEIKLISSVSHPNLVRLLGCSLDRGEQVLVYEYVPNGTLSQHLLSASSGGRSRLTWRARLGVAAETAAAIAYLHGMRPPIFHRDVKSSNILLDGALRPKLADFGLSRAVDHLEAARSHVSTAPQGTPGYVDPEYHQNFYLSDKSDVYSFGVVLLELITAMKVVDFDRPPAEVNLASLALDRIGKGRVGEIVDPALLGGGGGEEWVMGSVRHVSELAFRCLAFQKDVRPSMSEVAAELYRIRFAAPDPDDGDSEEPGSRLRPMTMMDIQIDVSLDGPDAMAKKAAASPVSMQEVWVSDKSSPSTNGSMPRFAA